One region of Streptomyces leeuwenhoekii genomic DNA includes:
- a CDS encoding Lrp/AsnC family transcriptional regulator, with the protein MTAYSPDATDWRILDVLQREGRASFAELARAVSMSASAVTERVRRMEEAGVIRGYAAVVDPDRLGLPILAFVRLRYPNGNYKPFHDLVAATPEILEAHHVTGDDCFVIKVAARSMRHLEEVTGRIGALGSVTTSVVYSSPLPRRPLGR; encoded by the coding sequence ATGACCGCGTATTCCCCGGACGCCACCGACTGGCGCATCCTCGACGTCCTCCAGCGGGAGGGCCGGGCCAGTTTCGCCGAGCTGGCCCGCGCCGTGTCCATGTCCGCGAGCGCGGTGACCGAGCGGGTGCGGCGCATGGAGGAGGCGGGGGTCATCCGGGGGTACGCGGCGGTCGTCGACCCGGACCGGCTGGGCCTGCCGATCCTGGCCTTCGTACGTCTGCGGTACCCGAACGGCAACTACAAGCCCTTCCACGATCTGGTGGCGGCCACCCCGGAGATTTTGGAGGCGCACCACGTCACGGGCGACGACTGCTTCGTCATCAAGGTCGCGGCCCGCTCGATGCGGCACCTGGAGGAGGTGACGGGCCGGATCGGCGCGCTGGGCTCGGTCACCACCAGCGTCGTGTACTCCTCGCCGCTGCCCCGGCGCCCGCTCGGCCGCTGA
- a CDS encoding rhodanese-like domain-containing protein, whose protein sequence is MSTGTITTANPVLRVPPAAPAEAAAHFRAALAFHADVADVAAALAAGGDPGFTLVDSRSAAAWDQGRVPGAVHLPTALVPERAERLLDRSVPVVTYCWGPGCDGAARSALALAELGYRVKEMLGGFEYWVREGLEFETRRGRERRPADPLTAPVDAQDCGC, encoded by the coding sequence ATGAGCACCGGCACGATCACCACGGCCAACCCCGTTCTGCGCGTCCCCCCGGCCGCACCGGCCGAGGCCGCCGCCCACTTCCGCGCCGCACTCGCCTTCCACGCCGACGTGGCCGACGTCGCCGCCGCGCTCGCGGCCGGCGGCGACCCCGGGTTCACCCTCGTCGACTCGCGGTCCGCCGCCGCCTGGGACCAGGGCCGTGTGCCCGGCGCGGTCCACCTGCCCACCGCGCTCGTCCCCGAGCGGGCCGAACGGCTCCTCGACCGGTCCGTGCCGGTCGTGACGTACTGCTGGGGCCCCGGCTGTGACGGCGCAGCCCGCTCCGCCCTCGCCCTGGCCGAACTCGGCTACCGCGTCAAGGAGATGCTGGGCGGCTTCGAGTACTGGGTGCGGGAGGGGCTGGAGTTCGAGACCCGGCGGGGCCGCGAGCGCCGCCCGGCCGATCCGCTCACCGCGCCCGTAGACGCCCAGGACTGCGGCTGCTGA
- a CDS encoding SDR family oxidoreductase encodes MPRLPHPGPAELCRDLLPLRGRTALVTGASRRDGIGHAVARRLAAYGASVYLHHHVPHDAAKPWGADRIDEVIASVREAAGDTGATVTHGPGDLADPEAPAQLVARAADALGGRLDILVANHALSGCDGPLDALDATMLDAHWAVDTRSVLLLVQAHARLRAALPPRTPGGRVVMMTSGQDIAGGMPGEIAYALQKGALASITRSLATTLAEYAVTVNTVNPGPVDTGYLTGEAYDAVAARFPAGRWGMPDDPARLIAWLATDEADWITGQVIDSEGGFRR; translated from the coding sequence ATGCCACGACTTCCGCATCCCGGCCCCGCCGAGCTGTGCCGCGACCTCCTGCCCCTGCGCGGCCGGACCGCCCTGGTCACCGGGGCCAGCAGACGCGACGGCATCGGTCACGCCGTCGCCCGGCGGCTGGCCGCCTACGGCGCGAGCGTCTACCTCCACCACCATGTGCCGCACGACGCCGCCAAGCCCTGGGGCGCCGACCGTATCGACGAGGTGATCGCCTCCGTACGCGAGGCGGCCGGTGACACCGGCGCGACCGTCACCCACGGGCCCGGCGACCTCGCCGACCCGGAGGCGCCCGCCCAACTCGTCGCCCGGGCCGCCGACGCGCTCGGCGGACGGCTCGACATCCTCGTCGCCAACCACGCCCTCAGCGGTTGCGACGGCCCACTGGACGCCCTCGACGCGACGATGCTGGACGCGCACTGGGCGGTCGACACCCGCTCGGTGCTGCTGCTCGTCCAGGCCCACGCCCGGCTGCGGGCCGCGCTGCCGCCGCGCACCCCGGGCGGACGCGTGGTGATGATGACCTCCGGCCAGGACATCGCGGGCGGCATGCCCGGCGAGATCGCCTACGCGCTCCAGAAGGGGGCCCTCGCCTCCATCACCCGCTCGCTGGCGACGACCCTCGCCGAGTACGCGGTCACGGTGAACACGGTCAACCCCGGTCCCGTGGACACCGGTTACCTGACCGGCGAAGCCTACGACGCCGTCGCCGCCCGCTTCCCCGCCGGACGGTGGGGCATGCCCGACGACCCGGCCCGCCTCATCGCGTGGCTCGCCACCGACGAGGCGGACTGGATCACCGGTCAGGTCATCGACTCCGAGGGCGGCTTCCGCCGCTGA
- a CDS encoding DUF885 domain-containing protein has protein sequence MSETNSPLPRQVADAYVDELVALDPVTGTYLGVKESSSRLPDLSPAGQEALARLARTTLARLDEAERRPGADSDAERRCGRLLRERLTAELAVHEAEEGLRSVGNMGTPAHSVREIFTVTPTATDEDWAAVAERLRAVPAALAGYRESLALGLERELYAGPRPTATFIGQLGEWADTGRGRGWFEDFAAAGPEALRAELDEAARAATAAVAGLRDWMREVYAPAIEGAPDTVGRERYARWSRYYNGTDLDLDEAYAYGWSEYHHLLAEMKREAEKILPGAETPWAALAHLDEHGRHIEGVDEVRDWLQKLMDRAIESLDGTHFDLAERVRRVESCIAPPGSAAAPYYTSPSEDFSRPGRTWLPTMGQTRFPVYDLVSTWYHEGVPGHHLQLAQWVHVAEDLSRYQASVGMVSANAEGWALYAERLMDELGFLTDAEERLGYLDAQMMRAVRVIVDIGMHLELEIPADSPFHPGERWTPELAQEFFGAHSSRPADFVESELTRYLTIPGQAIGYKLGERAWLLGRENARKRHGDSFDLKSWHMAALSQGSLGLDDLVDELSRL, from the coding sequence ATGTCAGAGACGAACAGCCCGCTGCCCCGTCAAGTCGCCGACGCCTACGTCGACGAGCTCGTCGCCCTCGACCCGGTCACCGGGACGTACCTCGGCGTGAAGGAGAGCTCCAGCCGTCTGCCCGACCTCTCGCCCGCGGGGCAGGAGGCACTGGCCCGGCTGGCGCGGACCACGCTCGCCAGGCTGGACGAGGCGGAGCGCCGGCCGGGCGCGGACAGCGATGCGGAGCGGCGCTGCGGCCGGCTGCTGCGCGAGCGGCTCACCGCCGAACTCGCCGTGCACGAGGCCGAGGAGGGCCTGCGCTCGGTCGGCAACATGGGCACCCCGGCGCACTCGGTCCGGGAGATCTTCACCGTGACGCCGACGGCGACGGACGAGGACTGGGCGGCGGTCGCCGAGCGGCTGCGCGCGGTGCCGGCCGCGCTGGCGGGCTACCGGGAGTCCCTCGCGCTCGGCCTGGAGCGCGAGCTGTACGCGGGGCCGCGCCCGACCGCCACCTTCATCGGACAGCTCGGCGAGTGGGCCGACACGGGCCGGGGCCGCGGCTGGTTCGAGGACTTCGCCGCTGCCGGTCCGGAGGCGCTGCGCGCGGAACTGGACGAGGCCGCCCGCGCGGCGACCGCGGCCGTGGCCGGCCTGCGGGACTGGATGCGCGAGGTGTACGCCCCGGCGATCGAGGGCGCCCCGGACACGGTGGGCCGGGAGCGCTACGCCCGCTGGTCCCGCTACTACAACGGCACCGACCTGGATCTGGACGAGGCGTACGCCTACGGCTGGTCCGAGTATCACCATCTGCTCGCGGAGATGAAGCGGGAGGCGGAGAAGATCCTGCCGGGCGCCGAGACCCCGTGGGCGGCGCTGGCGCACCTGGACGAGCACGGCCGGCACATCGAGGGCGTCGACGAGGTCCGCGACTGGCTCCAGAAGCTGATGGACCGGGCGATCGAGTCGCTGGACGGCACCCATTTCGACCTGGCCGAGCGGGTGCGCCGGGTGGAGTCGTGCATCGCCCCGCCCGGCAGCGCGGCGGCGCCGTACTACACGAGCCCCTCGGAGGACTTCTCCCGCCCCGGCCGCACCTGGCTGCCGACGATGGGCCAGACCCGCTTCCCGGTCTACGACCTGGTCTCGACCTGGTACCACGAGGGCGTTCCCGGCCACCACCTCCAGCTCGCGCAGTGGGTGCACGTGGCCGAGGACCTCTCCCGCTACCAGGCGTCCGTCGGCATGGTCAGCGCCAACGCCGAGGGCTGGGCGCTGTACGCGGAGCGCCTCATGGACGAGCTGGGCTTCCTCACCGACGCCGAGGAGCGGCTCGGCTACCTGGACGCGCAGATGATGCGGGCGGTCCGGGTCATCGTCGACATCGGCATGCACCTGGAGCTGGAGATCCCGGCCGACTCGCCGTTCCACCCGGGCGAGCGCTGGACGCCGGAGCTGGCGCAGGAGTTCTTCGGCGCGCACAGCAGCCGCCCGGCGGACTTCGTGGAGAGCGAGCTGACCCGCTATCTGACGATCCCCGGGCAGGCCATCGGCTACAAGCTGGGCGAGCGGGCCTGGCTGCTGGGCCGGGAGAACGCGCGCAAGCGGCACGGCGACTCCTTCGACCTGAAGTCCTGGCACATGGCCGCCCTGTCCCAGGGCTCCCTGGGACTGGACGACCTGGTGGACGAGTTGTCGCGGCTGTGA
- a CDS encoding Lrp/AsnC family transcriptional regulator yields the protein MADSVALDPVDLHLLRLLQNDARTTYRELAAQVGVAPSTCLDRVTRLRRAGVILGHRLRLDPAKLGRGLEALLSVQVRPHRRELVGPFVERIRALAESRTVFHLTGPDDYLIHVAVADMADLQRLVLDEFTARREVARVETRLIFQQWDCGPLLPPSAP from the coding sequence ATGGCCGACTCTGTCGCACTGGATCCGGTCGATCTCCACCTGCTGCGGCTGCTGCAGAACGACGCCCGGACGACCTACCGGGAGCTCGCCGCGCAGGTCGGGGTGGCGCCGTCGACCTGCCTGGACCGGGTGACGCGACTGCGCCGCGCCGGCGTGATCCTCGGCCACCGGCTGCGCCTGGACCCGGCCAAGCTGGGGCGCGGCCTGGAGGCGCTGCTGTCGGTGCAGGTGCGGCCGCACCGGCGGGAGCTGGTGGGACCGTTCGTCGAGCGGATCCGGGCGCTCGCGGAGTCCCGGACCGTCTTCCATCTGACCGGCCCGGACGACTATCTGATCCATGTCGCGGTCGCCGACATGGCGGATCTGCAGCGGCTGGTCCTGGACGAGTTCACGGCCCGGCGCGAGGTGGCGCGGGTGGAAACCCGGCTGATCTTCCAGCAGTGGGACTGCGGGCCCTTGCTGCCGCCGTCCGCGCCGTGA
- a CDS encoding trans-sulfuration enzyme family protein → MDTPTTPRARDTEAVHAGRDDLARQGLHAPPIDLSTTYPSYDSRGEAARIDAFAATGAEPDGPPVYGRLGNPTVARFEAALARLEGTEAAVAFASGMAALTAVLLARGALGLRHVVAVRPLYGCSDHLLTAGMLGTEVTWTDPAGIADALRPGTGLVLVESPANPTLAEVDLRAVAHACGSVPLLVDNTFATPVLQRPAEQGARLVLHSATKYLGGHGDVLAGVVACDEEFAGRLRRVRFATGGVLHPLAGYLLLRGLATLPVRVRAASANAAELARRLAADPRVARVHYPRIGGAMISFEVHGDPHEVVRRVRLVTPAVSLGSVDTLIQHPASISHRVVDPGDRRAAGVSDRLLRLSVGLEDVDDLWADLDGALGRRTAATARREETARN, encoded by the coding sequence ATGGACACGCCTACGACGCCGAGAGCGCGGGACACCGAGGCGGTGCACGCCGGCCGCGACGACCTCGCCCGGCAGGGACTGCACGCCCCGCCGATCGACCTGTCCACCACCTACCCCTCCTACGACAGCCGCGGCGAGGCCGCCCGCATCGACGCCTTCGCCGCCACCGGCGCGGAGCCGGACGGCCCGCCCGTCTACGGGCGGCTGGGCAATCCGACCGTCGCCCGGTTCGAGGCGGCGCTGGCCCGACTGGAGGGCACCGAGGCCGCCGTCGCGTTCGCCAGCGGGATGGCCGCGCTGACCGCCGTCCTGCTGGCCCGCGGCGCGCTGGGGCTGCGGCACGTCGTGGCCGTGCGCCCCCTGTACGGCTGCAGCGACCACCTGCTGACCGCCGGGATGCTGGGCACGGAGGTGACCTGGACCGACCCGGCGGGCATCGCGGACGCGCTGCGGCCCGGCACCGGGCTGGTCCTGGTGGAGTCCCCGGCCAATCCCACGCTCGCCGAAGTCGACCTGCGGGCCGTGGCCCACGCGTGCGGCTCCGTGCCGCTGCTGGTCGACAACACCTTCGCCACGCCGGTGTTGCAGCGCCCCGCCGAGCAGGGCGCGCGGCTGGTGCTGCACAGCGCCACCAAGTACCTCGGCGGGCACGGGGACGTGCTCGCGGGCGTGGTGGCGTGCGACGAGGAGTTCGCGGGGCGGCTGCGGCGGGTGCGGTTCGCCACCGGCGGTGTGCTGCATCCGCTGGCCGGCTATCTGCTGCTGCGCGGCCTGGCGACGCTGCCCGTGCGGGTGCGCGCGGCCTCCGCGAACGCCGCCGAACTCGCCCGCAGGCTCGCCGCCGACCCGCGCGTGGCCCGCGTCCACTACCCGCGCATCGGCGGGGCGATGATCTCCTTCGAGGTCCACGGCGATCCGCACGAGGTCGTCCGCCGGGTCCGGCTCGTCACTCCGGCCGTGAGCCTCGGCAGTGTCGACACGCTCATCCAGCATCCCGCGTCCATCAGCCATCGCGTCGTCGACCCCGGCGACCGCCGCGCCGCCGGGGTGAGCGACCGGCTGCTGCGGCTGTCGGTGGGCCTGGAGGACGTCGACGACCTGTGGGCCGACCTGGACGGGGCGCTGGGACGGCGGACGGCGGCGACGGCCCGCCGGGAGGAGACGGCGCGGAACTGA
- a CDS encoding GNAT family N-acetyltransferase, producing the protein MSDVTRARHGRPVRHWRRDVVELAALFTAVAAAGTVAQLVGHGPDGPALLVISAIALVATAGFHLWWSRRHGHAPPADDTGARPPSAERQAGPSDQAVAGRPGEPDSALWRMRTTVRDEPGSLAALCAALADRRVDILSLQTHPLAEGTVDEFLLRAPGTVEAPEITRAVARAGGTGSWIERADAHDLVDAPTRVLGLATRTALDAAELPLALRQLLGRCTIRSLPAPAAGQGREPDGVPVEGVLEDTVMRLRAPEGGVITIERPHLPFTPTEFARARALVELDARLGPRVPRSGDVLTLPEGSDITVRRADTDDVAAARAMHERCSPATLAMRYHGPVGDADRYLNHLLSPRFGRTLAVQTASGRVVGLGHLLWDGDETEVALLVEDAWQRRGIGGELLRRLVAMAAEAGCASVYAVTQSSNTGMVAAMRGLGLPLDYQIEEGTLVITARLSPATGAHTAYDRAGEQHGGLI; encoded by the coding sequence ATGTCTGATGTGACGCGCGCCCGGCACGGGCGTCCGGTGCGCCACTGGCGGCGGGACGTGGTCGAACTCGCCGCCCTGTTCACGGCGGTCGCGGCGGCGGGCACCGTGGCGCAGTTGGTGGGCCACGGCCCGGACGGCCCGGCCCTGCTGGTGATCTCGGCGATCGCCCTGGTCGCCACGGCGGGGTTCCACCTGTGGTGGTCACGACGCCATGGTCACGCACCGCCGGCGGACGATACCGGCGCCCGGCCGCCGTCCGCCGAGCGGCAGGCCGGGCCGTCCGACCAGGCCGTGGCGGGACGCCCCGGGGAGCCGGACAGCGCGCTGTGGCGGATGCGGACGACGGTGCGGGACGAACCCGGGTCGCTGGCCGCCCTGTGCGCCGCCCTCGCCGACCGGCGGGTCGACATCCTGAGCCTGCAGACGCACCCGCTCGCCGAGGGCACGGTCGACGAGTTCCTGCTGCGCGCCCCGGGCACGGTCGAGGCGCCGGAGATCACCCGCGCGGTGGCGCGGGCGGGCGGTACCGGGTCCTGGATCGAGCGGGCGGACGCCCACGATCTGGTGGACGCGCCGACCCGCGTCCTGGGGCTGGCCACCCGGACCGCGCTGGACGCGGCGGAACTGCCCCTGGCGCTGCGGCAGTTGCTGGGCCGGTGCACGATTCGCTCGCTGCCCGCGCCGGCGGCCGGCCAGGGGCGGGAGCCGGACGGTGTGCCGGTCGAGGGAGTCCTGGAGGACACCGTGATGCGGCTGCGCGCGCCGGAGGGCGGAGTGATCACCATCGAGCGGCCCCATCTGCCGTTCACGCCGACCGAGTTCGCGCGCGCGAGGGCGCTGGTGGAGCTGGACGCCCGGCTCGGTCCGCGCGTTCCGCGCAGCGGGGACGTGCTGACGCTGCCGGAGGGCAGCGACATCACGGTGCGCCGGGCCGACACCGACGACGTGGCGGCGGCCAGGGCGATGCACGAGCGGTGCTCCCCGGCCACGCTCGCGATGCGGTACCACGGGCCGGTCGGTGACGCCGACCGCTATCTGAACCATCTGCTCAGCCCGCGCTTCGGCCGGACGCTCGCCGTGCAGACCGCCTCGGGGCGCGTCGTCGGGCTGGGCCATCTGCTGTGGGACGGCGACGAGACGGAGGTCGCGCTGCTCGTCGAGGACGCCTGGCAGCGCCGCGGTATCGGCGGTGAGCTGTTGCGCCGGCTCGTCGCGATGGCCGCCGAGGCGGGCTGCGCGAGCGTGTACGCCGTCACCCAGTCGTCGAACACCGGCATGGTCGCCGCGATGCGCGGCCTCGGCCTCCCCCTCGACTACCAGATCGAGGAAGGCACCCTGGTCATCACCGCGCGCCTGTCCCCCGCCACCGGCGCGCACACGGCGTACGACCGGGCCGGGGAGCAGCACGGCGGGCTGATCTGA
- a CDS encoding alkaline phosphatase D family protein — MSHRPFPGRRGVLRGSLAASAALTLPTALGAAPAFARSGRPSAGWGVQTGDVTTDSGLVWVRSDRPARMVVETSATESFRAPRRWHGPLLGPDTDFTGTTRLHGLPPGEQIHYRVLLADPDDPRRTGEPVTGTFRTVPVRRRDGVRFVWSGDQAGQGWGINPDLGGYRIYDAMARLDPDFFLFSGDTVYADGPIPETAALPDGSTWRNITTEEKSKVAETLAEFRGNFRYNLLDENLRRFNAQVPVIVQWDDHEVRNNWYPGQMIADTDSRYTEKRVDVLTARARRAFAEYFPISTLRPGAREGRVYRVLRQGPLLDVFVLDMRTYRNPNSPGDERVDPQGILGREQLEWLKRELARSRAVWKVIAADMPIGLVVPDATEGKANVEAVAQGDPGVPLGRELQIAELLRFVKHRRITGTVWLTADVHHTSAQHYQPSRAAFKDFEPFWEFVSGPLHAGAFPASALDGTFGPERVFVKAPTAANVSPAGGYQFFGEVDIDGDSGEMTVRLREQDGTVLFTRVLQPGRVGQ, encoded by the coding sequence ATGTCCCACCGTCCCTTCCCTGGCCGCCGCGGCGTCCTGCGCGGTTCCCTGGCCGCCTCCGCGGCCCTGACCCTGCCCACGGCGCTCGGCGCGGCACCGGCGTTCGCCCGGTCCGGGCGGCCGAGCGCGGGCTGGGGTGTGCAGACGGGGGACGTCACCACCGACTCGGGGCTGGTGTGGGTGCGCTCCGACCGGCCCGCCCGCATGGTCGTGGAGACGTCGGCGACCGAGTCCTTCCGCGCCCCGCGCAGATGGCACGGCCCGCTGCTGGGCCCGGACACGGACTTCACCGGCACCACCCGGCTGCACGGCCTGCCGCCCGGCGAGCAGATCCACTACCGGGTGCTGCTCGCCGACCCGGACGACCCGCGCCGTACCGGTGAGCCGGTCACCGGCACCTTCCGGACCGTTCCGGTGCGCCGGCGCGACGGGGTGCGCTTCGTGTGGTCCGGCGACCAGGCGGGCCAGGGCTGGGGCATCAACCCGGACCTCGGCGGCTACCGCATCTACGACGCGATGGCCCGCCTGGACCCCGACTTCTTCCTCTTCAGCGGCGACACCGTCTACGCCGACGGCCCCATCCCGGAGACGGCGGCCCTGCCCGACGGCAGCACCTGGCGCAACATCACCACCGAGGAGAAGTCCAAGGTCGCCGAGACGCTGGCCGAGTTCCGCGGCAACTTCCGCTACAACCTGCTCGACGAGAACCTGCGGCGCTTCAACGCCCAGGTCCCCGTGATCGTGCAGTGGGACGACCACGAGGTGCGCAACAACTGGTACCCGGGCCAGATGATCGCCGACACGGACAGCCGCTACACCGAGAAGCGGGTGGACGTGCTGACGGCCCGGGCGCGCCGCGCGTTCGCCGAGTACTTCCCGATCTCCACGCTGCGGCCGGGAGCGCGGGAGGGCCGCGTGTACCGGGTGCTCCGGCAGGGCCCGCTGCTGGACGTGTTCGTGCTGGACATGCGGACCTACCGCAACCCCAACTCGCCCGGCGACGAGCGGGTCGACCCGCAGGGCATCCTCGGGCGCGAGCAACTGGAGTGGCTCAAGCGGGAACTGGCGCGGTCCCGGGCCGTGTGGAAGGTGATCGCCGCGGACATGCCGATCGGCCTGGTGGTACCCGACGCCACGGAGGGGAAGGCGAACGTCGAGGCGGTGGCGCAGGGCGACCCGGGCGTACCGCTCGGGCGCGAGCTCCAGATCGCCGAGCTGCTGCGGTTCGTCAAGCACCGGCGGATCACCGGCACGGTGTGGCTGACGGCCGACGTGCACCACACCTCGGCCCAGCACTACCAGCCCTCGCGGGCGGCGTTCAAGGACTTCGAGCCGTTCTGGGAGTTCGTCTCCGGCCCGCTGCACGCGGGCGCGTTCCCCGCCAGCGCGCTGGACGGCACCTTCGGTCCCGAACGGGTGTTCGTGAAGGCGCCGACCGCCGCCAACGTCTCCCCCGCGGGGGGTTACCAGTTCTTCGGCGAGGTGGACATCGACGGCGACAGCGGGGAGATGACGGTGCGGCTGCGCGAACAGGACGGCACCGTGCTGTTCACGCGAGTGCTCCAGCCGGGCCGGGTCGGGCAGTGA
- a CDS encoding alpha/beta fold hydrolase produces MSATASFQVPTPDGPRRTTLAYARKGTGDPLLLLHGIGHHRQAWDPVADILAAERDVIAVDLPGCGESPALPDGLSHDLATTTAVLGAFCEALGVERPHAAGNSLGGLLALELGRGNRVRSVTALSPAGFWAPAERRYAFGLLTGMRHAAQRMPVPLVERLSRTAAGRAVLTSTIYARPGRRSPEAVVAETLALARAEGFFETLRSGRQVRFTDDVPGIPVTVAWGSRDRLLLPRQGVRAKHAIPRARLVRLPHCGHVPMSDDPALVARVVLDGSRR; encoded by the coding sequence ATGTCCGCCACCGCCTCGTTCCAGGTCCCCACCCCCGACGGCCCGCGGCGCACGACCCTCGCCTACGCGCGCAAGGGCACCGGCGACCCGCTGCTCCTGCTGCACGGCATCGGCCACCACCGGCAGGCGTGGGACCCGGTGGCGGACATCCTCGCCGCCGAACGCGACGTCATCGCCGTCGACCTGCCCGGGTGCGGGGAGTCACCGGCGCTGCCGGACGGCCTGTCCCACGACCTGGCGACGACGACCGCCGTGCTCGGCGCGTTCTGCGAGGCCCTGGGGGTCGAGCGGCCGCACGCCGCGGGCAACTCCCTCGGTGGCCTGCTCGCCCTGGAACTCGGCCGCGGCAACCGCGTACGGTCCGTCACCGCCCTGTCCCCCGCGGGGTTCTGGGCGCCCGCCGAGCGGCGCTACGCCTTCGGACTCCTGACGGGCATGCGGCACGCCGCCCAGCGCATGCCGGTGCCGCTGGTCGAGCGGCTGTCGCGCACCGCGGCCGGCCGCGCGGTGCTGACCAGCACCATCTACGCCCGGCCCGGACGCCGTTCCCCCGAGGCGGTGGTCGCCGAGACGCTCGCGCTGGCCCGCGCGGAGGGATTCTTCGAGACGCTGCGCTCCGGCCGGCAGGTCCGCTTCACCGACGACGTGCCCGGCATACCGGTCACCGTGGCCTGGGGCAGCAGGGACCGGCTGCTCCTGCCGCGGCAGGGCGTGCGCGCCAAGCACGCCATCCCGCGGGCGCGGCTGGTGCGGCTGCCGCACTGCGGCCACGTCCCGATGAGCGACGATCCGGCCCTGGTCGCCCGGGTCGTCCTGGACGGCAGCAGGCGCTGA
- a CDS encoding RNA polymerase sigma-70 factor, translating into MTADTATDVFEEHRPVLLGVAYRMLGRLADAEDVVQDAWLRWSAADRAAVREPRGYLVRVTTRLAIDRLRQIRTRGETYVGPWLPEPYATDFADTVPDTAERAVLADSVSLAVLVVLESLSPLERAVFVLREAFGYPYAEIAAMLDRGEAAVRQLAGRARRHVDERRPRYDVDPAQRRDLTERFLTAAAGGDLQGLMSLLAPDVRLVGDSGGKAQAPLRVLESADKVGRFLVGAARKSGAGLSFRLLELNGGPAALVLSGDKPDSVFQLDVADGRIQAVYIIRNPDKLRALAA; encoded by the coding sequence GTGACCGCCGACACCGCCACCGACGTCTTCGAAGAGCACCGCCCCGTCCTCCTGGGGGTCGCCTATCGCATGCTGGGGCGCCTGGCCGACGCGGAGGACGTGGTCCAGGACGCCTGGCTGCGCTGGTCCGCCGCCGACCGCGCGGCGGTGCGCGAGCCGCGCGGCTACCTCGTGCGCGTCACCACCCGTCTGGCCATCGACCGGCTGCGCCAGATCAGGACGCGGGGCGAGACCTACGTCGGCCCCTGGCTGCCCGAGCCCTACGCCACCGACTTCGCGGACACGGTCCCGGACACCGCCGAGCGGGCCGTGCTCGCCGACTCCGTCTCCCTCGCCGTCCTCGTCGTCCTGGAGTCGCTGTCGCCGCTGGAGCGGGCGGTGTTCGTGCTCAGGGAGGCGTTCGGCTACCCGTACGCGGAGATCGCCGCGATGCTCGACCGCGGTGAGGCGGCGGTGCGGCAGCTCGCCGGGCGGGCCCGCAGACACGTCGACGAACGGCGGCCGCGCTACGACGTCGACCCCGCCCAGCGCCGCGATCTCACCGAGCGTTTCCTCACCGCCGCGGCCGGCGGGGACCTCCAGGGGCTGATGTCCCTGCTCGCCCCCGACGTGCGCCTCGTCGGCGACAGCGGCGGCAAGGCCCAGGCGCCGCTGCGGGTGCTGGAGAGCGCCGACAAGGTGGGCCGCTTCCTCGTCGGCGCGGCCCGCAAGAGCGGCGCCGGACTCTCCTTCCGCCTCCTGGAGCTCAACGGCGGCCCCGCCGCGCTGGTGCTCTCCGGGGACAAGCCCGACTCCGTCTTCCAGCTCGATGTCGCCGACGGCCGCATCCAGGCCGTCTACATCATCCGCAACCCCGACAAGCTGCGCGCCCTGGCCGCCTGA
- a CDS encoding GntR family transcriptional regulator, translating into MGTTQVEAVPEPKYWHLRTVLSEALDSEFSVGEILPNERELAARFGVARATLRQALEQLELEGRLQRRRGVGTTVAPPRVGVSVGTEQHLWPGAPGDAWQPSDCTLAAPPAAVADALGTGRDEAVHTVRRSRRTHGRPVAAELLYVPASSVPDLSAIEAPSGPARARAVLRELQRRQLQRQESAVELGSAHAEDAKVLDRLPGSPVLVVTTRYVAGDRTAALSVATYRADTCRLTFGDAGGVQIHHDPPSRAC; encoded by the coding sequence GTGGGGACCACGCAGGTGGAAGCGGTGCCGGAGCCGAAGTACTGGCATCTGAGGACCGTGCTCAGCGAGGCGCTGGACTCGGAGTTCTCCGTAGGCGAGATCCTGCCCAACGAGCGGGAGCTCGCCGCGCGCTTCGGCGTCGCCCGCGCCACGCTCCGCCAGGCCCTGGAACAGCTCGAACTCGAAGGCCGGCTCCAGCGCCGCCGCGGCGTCGGCACGACGGTGGCGCCGCCCCGCGTGGGCGTGTCCGTCGGCACCGAACAGCACCTGTGGCCGGGAGCGCCCGGGGACGCCTGGCAGCCGTCCGACTGCACGCTGGCGGCCCCGCCCGCGGCCGTCGCCGACGCCCTGGGCACCGGCCGCGACGAGGCCGTGCACACCGTGCGCCGCTCCCGCCGGACGCACGGCCGCCCCGTGGCCGCGGAACTGCTCTACGTCCCCGCCTCCTCGGTGCCCGACCTGTCCGCCATAGAGGCCCCGTCCGGGCCCGCCCGCGCCCGTGCCGTCCTGCGCGAGCTGCAGCGCCGGCAGCTCCAGCGGCAGGAGAGCGCCGTGGAACTCGGCTCGGCCCACGCGGAGGACGCCAAGGTGCTGGACCGGCTCCCGGGCTCGCCCGTGCTCGTCGTCACCACCCGCTACGTCGCCGGGGACCGCACCGCCGCGCTCTCCGTGGCCACCTACCGCGCCGACACCTGCCGGCTGACCTTCGGCGACGCGGGCGGGGTGCAGATCCACCACGACCCGCCCAGCCGGGCCTGCTGA